In Desulfobotulus pelophilus, the following proteins share a genomic window:
- the fliD gene encoding flagellar filament capping protein FliD — protein sequence MALGTISTVGLGSGLELQQMLEDLRSIDETPINRQKDQKLLLKSQARTLDTLNASLMGIRASARTLSLESSFLNRKVTSGKDDVATATASSGIAEGSHTLDVHSLAKKSTWQSSGGFSDPSATFYDHPKTGLLSGDSIALEEATTVHLTFGSREEKISVEIPAGATLNEVAEAINNAPGNLDENGKPLMRASLATAPSGDSYLYIQPADPDETVHQNIIIEGTEEGPDLSFLKSDITFSFKMGDENEPLYVRIPPGSSYQGMVNAINEQAEKHGMDASIINDGSSKDPYRFTLTARETGEANRIFLSPNFAGIMDEVQGGDEESLNAKFTVNGIHYQRNSDKGLEDVIAGLTLNLESEGKTTISIRPDHDEVKDDIVKMMEDLVKFSEDLARHMVREPENEDEGLLYNVSSVKNVQSQLRNLVSQPMGKGSVTTLADLGLTMDSSGRMHFDEKKLDEVMASDPEGVRSFFIGDKEKSQQGFGDMFNERLTQMTSDTGPLSLEKNTMEQRAERMEKSIESATARLDRKYEIMTHEFIRLDKAISSLNSQADFMKSMFDSFTNAQNNNRK from the coding sequence ATGGCACTGGGAACCATCAGCACCGTCGGACTGGGATCCGGCCTCGAACTGCAGCAGATGCTGGAAGATCTGCGCTCCATCGATGAAACCCCCATCAACAGGCAAAAAGATCAGAAGCTTCTTCTGAAAAGCCAGGCGCGTACTCTGGATACCCTCAATGCCAGCCTCATGGGTATACGGGCTTCCGCCCGTACCCTGTCCCTGGAATCCTCCTTCCTGAACCGCAAAGTCACGTCAGGCAAAGACGATGTGGCAACGGCCACCGCATCCAGCGGCATTGCCGAAGGCAGTCATACCCTTGATGTGCATTCTCTGGCCAAAAAAAGCACATGGCAAAGCAGTGGGGGCTTTTCCGATCCATCGGCCACCTTCTATGACCATCCCAAAACCGGGCTCCTTTCCGGAGACAGCATAGCGCTGGAAGAAGCAACCACCGTTCATCTCACCTTCGGAAGCCGGGAAGAAAAAATAAGCGTGGAGATTCCCGCCGGGGCCACCCTGAATGAAGTAGCAGAGGCCATCAACAATGCTCCCGGCAATCTGGATGAAAACGGCAAGCCCCTTATGAGGGCATCCCTGGCCACAGCCCCTTCCGGAGACAGCTATCTCTACATTCAGCCCGCCGATCCGGATGAAACCGTTCATCAAAACATCATCATTGAGGGAACGGAAGAAGGACCGGATCTCAGTTTTCTCAAATCAGACATCACCTTTTCTTTCAAAATGGGCGATGAAAACGAGCCCCTTTATGTGCGCATACCTCCGGGAAGCAGCTATCAGGGCATGGTGAATGCTATCAATGAACAGGCGGAAAAACATGGGATGGATGCGTCCATTATCAATGACGGAAGCTCCAAAGATCCCTATCGATTCACCCTGACCGCAAGAGAAACCGGGGAAGCCAACCGTATTTTTTTAAGCCCCAACTTTGCCGGCATCATGGATGAAGTGCAGGGTGGGGATGAAGAATCTCTGAATGCGAAATTCACGGTTAACGGCATCCACTACCAGCGCAACAGCGACAAAGGTCTGGAGGATGTGATTGCAGGCCTTACCCTAAATCTGGAAAGTGAAGGAAAAACAACCATATCCATACGGCCGGATCACGATGAGGTAAAAGATGACATTGTCAAGATGATGGAAGATCTTGTAAAGTTCTCCGAAGATCTTGCCCGCCACATGGTGCGTGAACCGGAAAATGAAGATGAAGGACTGCTCTACAATGTCTCATCCGTAAAAAATGTACAGAGCCAGCTGAGAAATCTTGTCTCCCAGCCCATGGGAAAGGGCAGTGTCACCACACTGGCCGATCTGGGACTTACCATGGACAGCTCCGGTCGCATGCATTTTGATGAAAAGAAACTGGATGAAGTCATGGCATCGGATCCCGAGGGCGTCAGGTCCTTTTTCATAGGAGACAAAGAAAAGAGTCAGCAGGGCTTCGGTGATATGTTCAATGAGCGCCTCACTCAGATGACATCCGACACCGGCCCCCTTTCCCTGGAAAAAAACACCATGGAACAGCGGGCGGAAAGAATGGAAAAAAGTATAGAGAGTGCCACCGCAAGACTGGACCGTAAATATGAGATTATGACCCATGAGTTCATAAGGCTGGACAAGGCTATCAGCTCCCTCAACAGTCAGGCCGATTTCATGAAGAGCATGTTCGATTCCTTTACCAACGCCCAGAACAATAATAGAAAATAA
- the fliW gene encoding flagellar assembly protein FliW translates to MQIETAKFGVIEVADDKILHLPYGLAGFPGEERFVILDKEDSRPFCWLQCVDVPDIALMLMDPCLFKPDYSVDLVPVREEMGWTEEPDGDLLLYVVVRMYAEEAENPAKEAALRLVANLVSPLLVNAKKRQAVQVVMYDTHYSFEHPVV, encoded by the coding sequence ATGCAGATTGAAACAGCAAAATTCGGTGTGATTGAGGTGGCAGATGATAAAATACTTCATCTGCCCTATGGTCTGGCGGGTTTTCCCGGAGAAGAACGATTTGTGATTCTGGATAAGGAAGACTCCAGGCCTTTCTGCTGGCTGCAATGCGTGGATGTTCCGGACATTGCCCTTATGCTGATGGATCCCTGCCTTTTCAAACCGGATTACAGTGTGGATCTGGTTCCGGTCCGGGAAGAAATGGGATGGACAGAAGAACCCGATGGGGATCTGCTTTTATACGTTGTGGTCCGCATGTATGCGGAAGAGGCCGAAAATCCGGCAAAAGAAGCCGCTCTTCGCCTGGTGGCGAATCTGGTCAGCCCCCTTCTTGTGAATGCAAAGAAAAGACAGGCTGTGCAGGTGGTGATGTATGACACCCACTATTCCTTTGAACATCCTGTTGTATGA
- the fliS gene encoding flagellar export chaperone FliS, which translates to MSAATAYKTYQSNHFEGMDPRRLILMLYDGALRFLKGAREGALENNPQKRGENLGRAIAIISELQNSLNPAMNDDATEFLRGLYTSILAELPTASITNSVKPIEQTERYIAQLRKIWAEEVMALPATETDAVKTTLNPHATAKPEIPPKERATSPSSVPQPSPGYPPAQPAAAATGQGYGGKGQAIRNYGRNFTA; encoded by the coding sequence ATGAGCGCAGCAACCGCATACAAAACCTACCAGAGCAACCATTTTGAAGGCATGGATCCCAGACGTCTCATTCTCATGCTGTACGATGGAGCCCTGCGTTTCCTGAAAGGGGCAAGGGAAGGAGCCCTTGAAAACAACCCTCAGAAACGGGGTGAAAATCTGGGCCGGGCCATTGCCATCATCAGCGAGCTTCAGAATTCTCTGAATCCCGCCATGAACGACGATGCCACGGAGTTCCTCCGGGGGCTGTACACCAGCATTCTGGCCGAACTACCCACCGCCTCCATCACCAATAGCGTGAAACCCATTGAACAGACAGAACGATACATCGCCCAGTTACGTAAAATATGGGCGGAAGAAGTGATGGCCCTTCCGGCCACAGAAACCGATGCCGTGAAAACAACACTGAACCCACATGCAACGGCAAAGCCGGAAATACCCCCGAAAGAAAGGGCTACCAGCCCATCCTCTGTTCCGCAGCCCTCACCCGGATACCCTCCGGCACAACCGGCGGCGGCAGCCACAGGGCAGGGCTATGGCGGCAAAGGACAGGCCATACGGAATTACGGACGAAATTTTACCGCATAG
- the flgK gene encoding flagellar hook-associated protein FlgK yields MAGINSTMNIARQGLAAQQLGLNVTGHNIANVNNPSFSRQSVPQAASSPINQSGFLLGTGVESQQVRQSADQLLEDRITTQKSAYSASEAFMSYMKVLAGMFSESSGTSISKLLPDFWDSWNTLANNPDGAAERMNVYENGVKLSERFNIMERDLWQMEQDLHTDIQSGVHRVNQLTVEIARLNQSIMGQESQRTSNDNRDLRNEKIKELSEIIDIKSFEDEKGAVTITTAGGFPLVSGNSSYDLKYESGQVKWVASDGGRVDITERIQGGKLGGWLEMRDVEIPRYRREMDALARETIWNVNKSHSMGAGSYYMTEPLKGTYQPRESNWLATLPYGERIDYSKDFGMWVENKGTIPSSYTQTVVDMGVSTAATQNWSGTGAADSRYDFEVVRSGTTGESLWLADGQNLGTVQTAGDPETALAQAIRRQTLTITDGSGNVQTLEIGHGEGMIEPSSAAIAAALNGVDGLQSYSLSNQLELDIDSIMGSAHMQEHDEVMFTLIAGDIREEVVFRVGEDDATTRSNFDAALRAVVDQSEDLNLEFDPSSGATVAVLKSAKGDNLGIADFRVVDNTSMSLDTFVEDGGGSGLASFTLGGVEIRFHIDESDQEATAKNLEAALMREKTALQSRGISWERNGNAVNLWGSGGAVMDISGLNTRLDDEASAGTGGFTVTGASGTLVDNTDAGSVALVGNTVSGVTVAPDEQAAGTVTLGVDSEALGGGGPDSAMKTATFTVFAAPGMEIRSSADPARGSLFNVTADSSVPAANAILTLGGDGGFTDFNVGDVVSFQVDGVTVTFPVTASDDRTLAGDLETALLGAGLDASLYRIAGSGSSVSILRNDGENIRISDFEVAGNPAAKLSVVTGSGFGLEGPFQLVLDNANPHAESAVFGTGAAMEWREYDSNGEFTGRSGLIPIQDSGPYGLSGTDLSFNLAPGTLVAGNTFSINTDDAGRAAPLNMSLKGRAGSINDSYIFTVKPPGGALGEETVTLQWESRYGHGEVVVEVDERTKPPIYVEVDGMRLGFDSGILFKDDIFVIETDANGNGTLLKGSDWHWTTDSFAAQFNRQGEGVTARVLHDGSLEFTTKTPTFAISDLGCSGVNGFCDVNTRITILDATALQEEALDFGLERDEDGKWSIRNDYTRGVARLVPEDGDDSGFGIDLNGNGLADIQLNFDQPVTGSGYVELDILKRKPDHYGFAFSGETAHDSGLAAALGVNTFYTGTDAASMKVNDVVKETGLISAGTIDPATGKIRPGDGSTAIAMADLQGKSIQFEEWSFSRSGKAFATQTDASLEGYYQKIVGNMGTRYQTELRSMEFYGTMLYNLGQQRDSLSAVSLDEEMVNLIKYQQAYTAAAKLITVSDEMLSTLVNMR; encoded by the coding sequence ATGGCCGGAATTAACAGCACCATGAATATTGCAAGGCAGGGCCTTGCCGCCCAGCAGCTGGGGCTGAATGTGACGGGTCACAATATTGCCAATGTGAACAATCCCTCCTTTTCCCGTCAGTCCGTACCTCAGGCAGCCAGTTCGCCCATTAACCAGTCCGGTTTTCTTTTGGGTACTGGCGTTGAAAGTCAGCAGGTCCGGCAGTCTGCGGATCAGTTGCTGGAGGACCGCATCACAACCCAGAAGTCGGCTTATTCCGCATCGGAAGCCTTCATGAGCTATATGAAAGTTCTGGCCGGGATGTTCAGCGAAAGTTCCGGGACCAGCATCAGTAAGCTTCTTCCGGATTTTTGGGACTCCTGGAACACCCTTGCCAATAATCCCGATGGCGCTGCGGAGCGCATGAATGTGTATGAAAACGGGGTGAAACTCAGTGAGCGCTTCAATATTATGGAAAGGGATCTCTGGCAGATGGAGCAGGATCTGCATACGGATATTCAGAGCGGTGTACACAGGGTCAATCAGCTGACCGTTGAGATTGCCCGTCTGAACCAGTCCATCATGGGGCAGGAAAGTCAGAGAACTTCCAATGACAACAGAGATCTCCGCAATGAAAAAATCAAAGAGCTTTCGGAAATTATTGATATCAAAAGCTTTGAGGATGAAAAGGGTGCGGTAACCATTACCACCGCAGGAGGTTTCCCTCTGGTTTCCGGTAATTCATCCTATGATCTGAAGTACGAATCCGGTCAGGTGAAGTGGGTTGCCTCGGACGGTGGAAGGGTGGACATCACGGAGCGCATACAGGGAGGAAAACTCGGGGGCTGGCTGGAAATGCGGGATGTGGAGATTCCCCGTTACCGGAGAGAAATGGACGCCCTGGCCAGAGAAACCATCTGGAATGTGAACAAAAGCCATAGCATGGGGGCCGGTTCCTACTACATGACCGAACCTCTGAAAGGGACTTATCAGCCCAGGGAAAGCAACTGGCTGGCCACCCTTCCTTACGGAGAGCGTATCGATTATTCAAAGGATTTTGGTATGTGGGTGGAAAACAAGGGTACCATTCCCTCTTCCTATACCCAGACCGTTGTGGATATGGGTGTTTCCACGGCTGCCACACAGAACTGGTCCGGTACGGGAGCTGCGGACAGTCGTTATGATTTTGAGGTGGTGCGCAGCGGTACCACGGGAGAATCCCTCTGGCTGGCTGACGGGCAGAATCTGGGTACGGTACAGACGGCCGGTGATCCGGAAACGGCCCTGGCCCAGGCCATTCGACGACAGACTCTGACCATCACCGATGGCAGCGGGAATGTGCAGACCCTTGAGATCGGCCACGGAGAAGGGATGATCGAACCTTCATCCGCCGCCATTGCGGCGGCCCTGAACGGGGTGGACGGTCTGCAGTCCTACAGTCTTTCCAATCAGCTGGAACTGGATATTGATTCCATTATGGGCAGTGCACATATGCAGGAACATGATGAGGTCATGTTTACTCTGATAGCGGGCGATATCCGGGAAGAGGTGGTATTCCGGGTTGGGGAGGATGATGCGACCACACGCTCCAATTTTGATGCTGCCCTGAGGGCTGTTGTGGATCAGTCCGAGGATCTGAATCTGGAGTTCGACCCTTCCTCCGGTGCTACTGTGGCGGTTCTGAAGAGCGCGAAGGGTGATAATCTGGGTATTGCCGATTTCCGGGTAGTGGATAATACCAGCATGTCACTGGATACTTTTGTGGAAGATGGAGGTGGATCCGGTCTGGCTTCCTTTACCCTTGGAGGGGTAGAAATCCGTTTTCATATAGATGAAAGTGATCAGGAAGCGACGGCAAAAAATCTGGAAGCGGCCCTGATGCGGGAAAAGACGGCTTTGCAGAGCCGTGGGATTTCATGGGAGCGGAATGGCAATGCCGTAAACCTCTGGGGAAGCGGCGGCGCGGTGATGGATATTAGCGGCCTGAATACCCGCCTGGATGATGAAGCCAGTGCGGGAACCGGTGGCTTTACGGTGACAGGAGCTTCCGGAACCCTTGTGGATAATACGGACGCAGGCAGTGTTGCCCTGGTTGGGAATACCGTTTCCGGAGTGACGGTGGCTCCCGATGAGCAGGCTGCGGGTACCGTAACTCTGGGTGTGGATTCAGAAGCACTTGGCGGTGGCGGACCTGATTCAGCTATGAAAACCGCCACTTTCACCGTTTTTGCCGCACCGGGTATGGAAATCCGCAGCAGCGCGGATCCGGCCAGAGGCAGCCTGTTCAATGTCACGGCGGACAGCTCTGTGCCTGCGGCCAATGCCATCCTCACCTTGGGCGGGGACGGGGGCTTTACGGATTTTAATGTTGGGGATGTGGTTTCTTTTCAGGTGGATGGTGTGACCGTGACCTTCCCTGTCACGGCATCGGATGACCGCACGCTTGCCGGAGATCTGGAAACAGCCCTGTTGGGTGCCGGGCTGGATGCCTCTTTGTACCGCATTGCAGGATCGGGCAGCTCGGTTTCCATTCTGCGCAATGATGGGGAAAATATCCGCATTTCAGACTTTGAGGTTGCCGGTAACCCGGCTGCTAAACTTAGTGTGGTAACGGGCAGTGGTTTCGGACTGGAAGGGCCTTTTCAGTTGGTTCTTGACAATGCCAATCCCCATGCGGAGTCTGCTGTTTTCGGTACGGGTGCCGCCATGGAGTGGCGGGAATATGACAGTAATGGTGAGTTCACGGGCCGTTCGGGGCTGATTCCCATTCAGGATTCCGGTCCCTATGGGCTGAGTGGTACGGATCTTTCCTTTAATCTTGCCCCCGGAACACTTGTGGCGGGCAATACCTTCTCCATCAACACGGATGATGCAGGAAGGGCAGCTCCTCTGAATATGTCGCTGAAGGGTCGGGCCGGGAGCATCAATGACAGCTATATTTTTACCGTAAAACCCCCCGGTGGTGCCCTCGGAGAAGAAACGGTTACCCTTCAGTGGGAAAGTCGTTACGGCCATGGCGAGGTGGTGGTGGAGGTGGATGAACGCACAAAACCACCGATCTACGTAGAAGTGGATGGCATGCGTTTAGGTTTTGATTCCGGAATTCTTTTTAAAGATGATATTTTTGTCATCGAAACGGATGCCAATGGTAATGGCACCCTGCTCAAAGGATCGGACTGGCACTGGACCACAGACAGCTTTGCTGCCCAGTTCAATCGACAGGGTGAGGGCGTGACGGCCAGGGTACTGCATGACGGCAGTCTTGAATTTACCACGAAAACGCCCACCTTTGCCATCTCAGATCTAGGCTGCTCCGGTGTGAATGGTTTTTGTGATGTGAACACCCGTATAACCATACTGGATGCAACGGCCCTTCAGGAAGAAGCCCTTGATTTCGGACTGGAAAGGGATGAAGACGGCAAGTGGTCCATCCGCAATGATTATACCCGTGGCGTGGCAAGGCTTGTGCCCGAAGATGGTGATGATTCCGGCTTCGGCATAGACCTCAACGGTAACGGTCTTGCGGATATTCAGCTCAATTTTGATCAGCCCGTTACGGGTTCCGGTTATGTGGAGCTGGATATCCTGAAAAGAAAACCCGATCATTACGGCTTTGCCTTTTCCGGTGAAACAGCCCATGACAGCGGCCTGGCTGCGGCTCTGGGTGTGAACACCTTTTATACGGGTACGGATGCTGCCAGTATGAAGGTGAATGATGTGGTGAAGGAAACGGGGCTGATCAGTGCAGGCACCATAGATCCGGCAACGGGGAAGATTCGCCCCGGCGACGGCAGCACAGCCATTGCCATGGCCGATCTTCAGGGAAAGAGTATTCAGTTTGAAGAGTGGAGTTTTTCCCGCAGCGGCAAAGCCTTTGCCACCCAGACCGATGCCAGTCTGGAAGGCTATTATCAGAAAATAGTAGGCAATATGGGAACCCGCTATCAGACAGAGCTTCGCTCCATGGAGTTTTACGGTACCATGCTCTACAATCTCGGCCAGCAGAGGGATTCCCTTTCCGCCGTGTCACTGGATGAGGAAATGGTGAACCTTATCAAGTATCAGCAGGCTTATACAGCAGCGGCCAAATTGATCACCGTTTCCGATGAAATGCTCAGCACCCTCGTCAATATGAGGTGA
- the csrA gene encoding carbon storage regulator CsrA, translating into MLILTRKCGEQIRIGNDIRIQVLDMGKGVVKLGIEAPKNIVVHREEVFERVRETNLAAMEDARSRSMDAALQLWRERKQV; encoded by the coding sequence ATGCTGATTCTCACACGAAAATGCGGTGAGCAGATCCGAATAGGCAACGATATCCGGATTCAGGTTCTGGATATGGGTAAAGGCGTTGTCAAGCTGGGCATAGAAGCCCCAAAGAATATTGTGGTTCACAGGGAAGAGGTTTTCGAAAGGGTGAGGGAGACCAATCTGGCGGCTATGGAAGATGCCAGATCACGATCCATGGATGCGGCGCTGCAGCTCTGGAGAGAGCGGAAGCAGGTATAA
- the flgL gene encoding flagellar hook-associated protein FlgL, protein MRVPNKILFDTSTHRLGSQSSAYYKANEVVTTGKRINHIHDDPMGLAQVMRLNSSIAGLDQLDKNMDMGKTWLDASDSAMDSMKELVIDVNLEISQLVSSAAGPQERNDAIARIDGMLRQIVDLGNTQVNGSYIFGGSRTDKPPFIYHDRENPPRVSYEGDDEAFRIRTGDQKSMEVGRDGSTIFYMDYLKVNETNHSLVFQEDRGLGPAYRKTMTVEIPHGSYTKEELAMEVEKQMNAASAEDGYGLSYTVHYDKETSRYVIREKGAGTDSSVRTEILWNTGGNPRVENAAVTGSIPPESLTVNLRNPEHLTLATQENEPMRLVWDGKDSFTIENNPGYVLPGKVSPVNGKILLDLSDNGRTDLEITVDMEGIQAGDSIELNLVPFTGMTSIGRDMGFYGSNTSLLPPVSSTTPPYITAIEIGGTNQNIDFREIHPDGSSVDLTASISPKNYESMEELTAEIKRAMEEASHDAGQLEVPPRPGIEYAVSYDPATSRFMIREEGSTLHSLELLWETGSSSRVSSAGESLGFHVNDMVIESPVGDAAVLFDVTPENNRINFTESFVNADGEMETRTLTAVIPAGAYTSVADFEDAVSQAMTDTSEMLGNGVIYDLSYGYDPITGMGDRRFSMEVDASSMVPPPADPFAIGFLWESGGDSHRSMGAMLGYDSHDVEIPFPDTTPITYTADEDAVLFRITKENRHLDFQEVDESGNPGKVLSIILPTKEYTDPHELAADMEAGLREASPSGLPYAVGYDEISNTFSIRGGTQEVSEVRFLWNSGPNAHRSVGQTLGFDPAADTVAGFPMSDDKVVRVVLDQNNNRLDFREVVGKGEHQEFCELTAVVPEGEYTDMQDLAKAIEKAMEKESRDKGYGIRYDVTYDEQTGKFVIREEADRLHSLDLLFESGRNRSADSGGTGTSMAGIIGFSEKDISFTPMQSNRDVEWSLFRAMTDLMADLESNDVEGMEQGMQRLETSFQHVNSLHADTGIRFNRLEIQQSIHKDMRLSIKDHRSHLEDADMIEAIMNLQARELGYQAAMSSTSKIMKMSIMDYM, encoded by the coding sequence ATGCGTGTACCCAATAAAATTCTTTTTGATACCTCCACCCACCGTCTCGGTAGCCAGAGCAGTGCCTATTACAAGGCCAATGAGGTGGTGACAACGGGCAAGCGGATTAATCATATTCATGATGATCCCATGGGGCTGGCTCAGGTCATGCGCCTGAATTCTTCCATTGCCGGTCTTGACCAGCTGGATAAGAATATGGATATGGGCAAAACGTGGCTGGATGCTTCGGATTCGGCCATGGACAGCATGAAGGAGCTGGTCATTGATGTCAATCTGGAGATCAGTCAGCTGGTCAGTTCCGCTGCCGGACCTCAGGAGAGAAATGATGCCATTGCCCGCATAGACGGAATGCTGCGGCAGATTGTGGATCTGGGTAATACCCAGGTGAACGGAAGCTATATTTTCGGGGGATCTCGTACGGATAAGCCTCCTTTTATCTACCATGACCGGGAGAATCCCCCTCGTGTCAGCTATGAGGGCGATGATGAGGCCTTTCGTATCCGTACGGGAGATCAGAAATCCATGGAAGTGGGCAGGGATGGGTCAACCATTTTTTATATGGATTATCTGAAGGTGAATGAAACCAACCACAGTCTTGTTTTTCAGGAAGACAGGGGTCTGGGACCCGCCTATCGGAAAACCATGACCGTTGAAATTCCCCATGGTTCCTATACGAAAGAGGAACTGGCCATGGAAGTGGAGAAGCAGATGAATGCGGCCTCCGCAGAAGATGGGTACGGGCTGAGTTATACCGTGCACTATGATAAGGAAACCAGCCGTTATGTCATCCGGGAAAAGGGGGCGGGTACGGACAGTTCTGTGCGTACGGAAATCCTCTGGAATACGGGCGGTAATCCCCGTGTGGAGAATGCCGCTGTAACCGGTTCCATTCCGCCGGAAAGCCTTACTGTGAACCTGAGAAATCCGGAACATCTCACCCTTGCCACCCAGGAGAATGAGCCCATGCGGCTTGTGTGGGACGGGAAGGACAGTTTTACCATTGAAAACAATCCGGGCTATGTTCTTCCCGGTAAGGTGAGCCCGGTGAACGGGAAAATTCTTTTGGACCTCAGCGACAATGGCCGCACGGATCTGGAAATAACGGTGGATATGGAAGGCATTCAGGCCGGAGACAGCATTGAGCTGAATCTGGTGCCTTTTACCGGTATGACCTCCATTGGCAGGGATATGGGCTTTTACGGCAGCAATACCAGTCTTCTGCCTCCGGTGAGCAGTACAACGCCACCCTATATCACAGCCATCGAAATTGGCGGAACCAATCAGAATATTGATTTCAGGGAAATCCATCCGGATGGCAGCTCCGTTGACCTTACAGCCAGTATAAGCCCTAAAAACTATGAAAGCATGGAAGAGCTGACCGCAGAGATCAAAAGGGCCATGGAAGAGGCTTCCCATGATGCGGGTCAGCTAGAAGTTCCTCCCCGTCCTGGCATTGAATATGCTGTCAGCTATGATCCGGCCACCAGCCGTTTCATGATCCGTGAGGAGGGCAGTACCCTGCATAGCCTGGAACTTCTTTGGGAAACGGGAAGTTCCTCGCGGGTGAGCAGTGCGGGAGAAAGCCTTGGTTTTCATGTCAATGATATGGTTATAGAGTCTCCCGTGGGGGATGCTGCCGTGCTGTTTGATGTGACACCGGAAAATAACCGCATTAATTTTACGGAATCCTTTGTCAATGCCGATGGGGAAATGGAAACCAGAACCCTCACGGCCGTTATTCCTGCGGGAGCCTACACCAGCGTGGCCGATTTTGAGGATGCTGTCAGCCAAGCCATGACCGATACCTCCGAGATGCTGGGTAACGGCGTGATCTATGATCTCAGCTATGGTTATGATCCCATTACGGGAATGGGAGACAGGCGTTTTTCCATGGAAGTGGATGCTTCTTCCATGGTGCCGCCACCCGCTGATCCCTTTGCCATTGGTTTTCTTTGGGAAAGTGGCGGGGACAGCCACCGAAGCATGGGTGCCATGCTGGGTTATGACTCTCACGATGTTGAAATACCTTTTCCGGATACAACTCCCATCACGTACACGGCGGATGAGGATGCGGTTCTTTTTCGTATCACCAAGGAAAACCGGCATTTGGATTTCCAGGAAGTGGATGAAAGTGGCAACCCGGGCAAGGTGCTTTCCATTATACTACCGACAAAAGAATATACGGACCCCCATGAGCTGGCGGCGGATATGGAGGCAGGGCTGCGGGAGGCTTCCCCTTCCGGGTTGCCGTATGCCGTGGGCTATGACGAAATCAGTAATACTTTTTCCATCCGGGGCGGTACTCAGGAGGTGAGTGAGGTCCGTTTTCTGTGGAACAGCGGACCCAACGCCCACAGAAGTGTGGGGCAGACCCTGGGCTTTGATCCTGCTGCGGATACGGTGGCCGGATTTCCCATGAGTGATGACAAGGTGGTCCGGGTTGTGCTGGATCAGAATAATAATCGTCTGGACTTCAGAGAGGTCGTGGGAAAAGGGGAGCATCAGGAGTTCTGCGAGCTGACGGCTGTGGTGCCGGAAGGTGAATACACGGACATGCAGGATCTGGCAAAAGCTATTGAAAAGGCAATGGAAAAGGAATCCCGTGACAAGGGATACGGTATCCGTTATGATGTCACTTACGATGAACAAACGGGAAAATTCGTCATCCGTGAGGAGGCGGATCGTCTGCATTCACTGGATCTTCTTTTTGAAAGCGGCCGGAATCGTTCCGCAGACAGTGGCGGTACGGGTACGAGCATGGCCGGGATTATCGGTTTTTCCGAAAAAGATATTTCCTTTACGCCCATGCAGAGCAACCGGGATGTGGAATGGAGCCTTTTTCGTGCCATGACCGACCTGATGGCTGACCTTGAGTCCAATGATGTGGAGGGGATGGAGCAGGGTATGCAACGGTTGGAAACATCCTTTCAGCATGTGAACTCCCTGCATGCGGATACGGGTATCCGCTTTAACCGTCTGGAGATTCAGCAGAGTATTCATAAGGATATGCGGCTCAGCATCAAAGACCACCGGTCTCACCTGGAAGATGCGGATATGATAGAGGCCATCATGAATCTGCAGGCCCGTGAGCTGGGCTATCAGGCGGCCATGAGTTCCACATCCAAAATCATGAAAATGAGCATCATGGATTACATGTAA
- a CDS encoding flagellar protein FlaG — MDISASQGIRPTGEMQKIRNVSEAQIIQDNKPKSSHENTHHKADPNREKPTAKEDVEKATRDLNRYMDELKTSLGFSINEKTKELMVNIINRETKEVIKQIPPEELVTIREKMAELAGILLSERV, encoded by the coding sequence ATGGACATATCCGCAAGCCAGGGAATCAGGCCGACCGGCGAGATGCAAAAGATCCGCAATGTTTCTGAAGCCCAGATCATTCAGGACAACAAGCCCAAAAGCAGCCATGAAAATACCCACCACAAGGCAGACCCGAACAGGGAAAAACCCACTGCCAAAGAAGATGTGGAAAAGGCCACCCGGGATCTGAACCGGTATATGGATGAACTGAAAACCAGCCTTGGTTTTTCCATCAATGAAAAAACCAAGGAGCTGATGGTCAACATCATCAACAGGGAAACCAAGGAAGTCATCAAACAGATTCCACCGGAAGAGCTGGTCACCATACGGGAAAAAATGGCCGAACTTGCCGGAATCCTTCTGAGTGAAAGGGTCTGA